The following are from one region of the Muntiacus reevesi chromosome 3, mMunRee1.1, whole genome shotgun sequence genome:
- the SELENON gene encoding selenoprotein N, whose protein sequence is MGRTRPGERGPAGPGPAAPPAPPPRRARALALLGALLAAAAAAAAARAFARYSEAQAAARQDSALKTLGTEGLFLFSSLDADRDMYISPEEFKPIAEKLTGSTPTASYEEEELPPDPSEETLTIEARFQPLLPESMTKSKDGFLGVSRLALSGLRNWTTAASPSAVFAARHFRPFLPPRGHVELGEPWWIIPSELSVFTGYLSNNRFYPPPPKGKEVIIHRLLSMFHPRPFVKTRFAPQGAVACLTAISDFYYTVMFRIHAEFQLSEPPDFPFWFSPGQFTGHVILSKDATHVRDFRLFVPNHRSLNVDMEWLYGASEGSNMEVDIGYIPQMELEALGPSVPSVILDEDGNLIDSRLPSGEPLQFVFEEIQWQQELSWEEAARRLEVAMYPFKKVTYLPFTEAFDQAKVKNKLVHSILLWGALDDQSCUGSGRTLRETVLESSPILALLNESFISTWSLVKELEDLQNNQENPSHQQLAGLHLEKYSFPVEMMICLPNGTVVHHINANYFLDITSMKPEDIENHVFSFSSTFEDPSTATYMQFLKEGLRRGLPLLQP, encoded by the exons ATGGGCCGGACCCGGCCGGGCGAGCGTGGGCCTGCGGGCCCCGGCCCCGCTGCGCCGCCCGCGCCCCCGCCGCGCCGCGCCCGCGCCCTGGCGCTGCTCGGGGCGCTGCtcgccgccgccgcggccgccgccgccgcccgggccTTCGCCCGCTACAGTGAGGCCCAGGCGGCCGCGAGACAG GATTCAGCACTGAAAACCCTGGGGACAGAAggcctcttcctcttctcctccctggaTGCTGACCGGGACATGTACATCAGCCCGGAGGAGTTCAAGCCCATCGCTGAGAAGCTGACAG GGTCGACTCCTACGGCCAGCTACGAGGAGGAGGAGCTGCCCCCTGACCCCAGCGAGGAGACGCTCACCATAGAAGCCCGATTCCAGCCCCTGCTCCCAGAGTCCATGACCAAGAGCAAAGATGGGTTCCTAGGG gtctcccgcctggCCCTGTCCGGCCTCCGCAACTGGACAACGGCAGCCTCGCCGAGCGCCGTGTTTGCCGCCCGCCACTTCCGGCCCTTCCTCCCGCCCCGGGGCCACGTGGAGCTGGGCGAGCCCTGGTGGATCATCCCCAGTGAGCTGAGTGTCTTCACCGGATACCTGTCCAACAACCGCTTCTACCCACCGCCACCCAAGGGCAAGGAG GTCATCATCCACCGGCTCCTGAGCATGTTCCACCCGCGGCCCTTCGTGAAGACCCGCTTTGCCCCTCAGGGGGCCGTGGCCTGCCTGACCGCCATCAGCGACTTCTATTACACCGTGATGTTCCG CATCCACGCCGAGTTCCAGCTCAGCGAGCCCCCCGACTTCCCCTTCTGGTTCTCCCCCGGTCAGTTCACCGGCCACGTCATTCTCTCCAAAGACGCCACCCACGTCCGCGACTTCCGGCTCTTCGTGCCCAACCACAG gtCTCTGAATGTGGACATGGAGTGGCTGTACGGGGCCAGCGAGGGCAGCAACATGGAGGTGGACATCGGCTACATACCCCAG ATGGAGCTGGAGGCGCTAGGCCCCTCGGTGCCGTCCGTGATCCTGGACGAGGATGGCAACCTGATCGACAGCCGCCTGCCCTCAGGGGAGCCCCTCCAGTTTGTGTTTGAGGAGATCCAGTGGCAGCAGGAGCTGAGCTGGGAGGAGGCAGCCCGGCGCCTGGAGGTGGCCATGTACCCCTTCAAGAAG GTCACCTACCTGCCGTTCACCGAGGCCTTTGACCAAGCCAAGGTCAAGAACAAGCTGGTGCACTCGATCCTGCTGTGGGGGGCCCTGGACGACCAGTCCTGCTGAG GTTCGGGGCGGACTCTCCGGGAGACCGTCCTGGAAAGTTCGCCCATCCTCGCCCTCCTCAACGAGAGCTTCATCAGCACCTGGTCCCTGGTGAAGGAGCTGGAGGACCTGCAG AACAACCAGGAGAACCCATCCCACCAGCAGCTGGCGGGCCTGCACCTGGAGAAGTACAGCTTCCCCGTGGAGATGATGATCTGCCTGCCCAATGGCACCGTG GTCCACCACATCAACGCCAACTACTTCTTGGACATCACCTCCATGAAGCCCGAGGACATTGAGAACCACGTCTTCAGCTTCTCGTCCACCTTTGAAGACCCGTCCACGGCCACCTACATGCAGTTCCTGAAGGAGGGCCTCCGGCGCGgcctgcccctcctccagccctag